From the genome of Colletotrichum higginsianum IMI 349063 chromosome 4, whole genome shotgun sequence, one region includes:
- a CDS encoding Allergen Pen n 13, with amino-acid sequence MYRTHSIIFLSALVSVCYSHPSEPTSRISLSSVPSVTTADYIIFAKEDTNKADGDGFGNTLAGLVGIDEVETIVGDAGIPVVWRARLNANQLAKVKADPVVAEANINDPFTLDDPESVGTQPPVTQRKRAEVTQAPITKNDLFDLRTLSTPPRVKGSLPNYRYDEFAGEGITVYVVDTGPFDLGHDEFSSPGVGITRRQLNVAREKKFDLEHIQHGTCAASKTVGIMTGVAKRANLVGVRIDLNQFGLLRGLQAVVDDVKQKGHKGKAVVTTSVYLKASNTMYMVSMRSVIKSLVNLDVPIVATAGNRYQEGITEPNTLPAILAKELPVIVVGAAAKDFKIAAFSQRGDLVTTYAIGVNVQCADLAGIAKRSGTSFAAPQVAGMVAYWMSHPEFAGDLRAGSVAKTLRDMVGALSYPRVAEAGYPPIAWNGHDLSRQTEQRN; translated from the coding sequence ATGTATCGGACACACTCCATCATTTTCCTTTCTGCTCTCGTTTCAGTATGTTACTCCCATCCATCTGAGCCGACTTCAAGGATTTCGCTTTCGTCAGTACCGAGCGTTACGACTGCAGATTACATCATATTCGCCAAGGAAGATACTAATAAGGCGGACGGCGATGGCTTTGGAAACACCCTGGCAGGCCTGGTTGGTATAGACGAGGTGGAAACCATTGTCGGTGATGCCGGTATTCCCGTTGTTTGGCGCGCACGCCTCAACGCAAATCAACTTGCCAAGGTGAAAGCCGACCCTGTTGTTGCTGAAGCCAATATCAACGATCCTTTCACGCTCGACGACCCGGAATCGGTCGGTACTCAACCGCCAGTCACTCAGCGGAAGCGCGCCGAGGTCACGCAGGCCCCTATTACCAAAAACGACCTTTTCGACCTGCGCACGCtttcgacgccgccgagggtgaaGGGGTCCCTCCCCAACTATCGGTACGATGAGTTCGCTGGTGAGGGCATCACTGTGTATGTTGTCGACACCGGGCCCTTCGACTTGGGGCATGACGAATTTTCTTCGCCCGGCGTCGGCATTACCCGTCGTCAGTTGAACGTTGCCAGGGAGAAGAAGTTCGATCTTGAGCACATCCAGCACGGGACTTGTGCGGCTTCCAAGACCGTTGGTATAATGACCGGGGTAGCAAAGCGCGCGAACCTGGTCGGAGTGCGTATCGACTTAAACCAGTTCGGTCTTCTTCGCGGTCTGCAGGCTGTCGTTGACGACGTCAAGCAAAAGGGacataagggcaaggcagttGTCACGACATCAGTCTACTTGAAGGCATCCAACACCATGTACATGGTCTCGATGCGCAGCGTCATTAAGTCTCTTGTAAATTTGGACGTCCCTATCGTCGCAACGGCTGGAAATAGGTACCAGGAGGGCATCACTGAGCCTAACACACTGCCGGCAATCCTGGCAAAGGAGCTTCCCGTCATCGTGGTAGGTGCAGCCGCGAAGGATTTCAAAATAGCTGCATTCAGTCAGCGTGGTGACCTCGTGACGACGTATGCCATCGGTGTCAACGTTCAATGCGCAGACCTGGCCGGTATCGCGAAAAGATCGGGAACTTCTTTTGCCGCGCCTCAGGTTGCAGGTATGGTGGCGTACTGGATGTCGCATCCAGAGTTTGCCGGCGACTTGAGGGCAGGCTCGGTGGCCAAGACACTCCGCGACATGGTGGGGGCCCTTTCGTACCCGCGCGTCGCTGAGGCAGGGTATCCTCCCATCGCCTGGAACGGGCACGACCTGTCTCGTCAAACCGAGCAGCGGAACTGA
- a CDS encoding Major facilitator superfamily transporter, translating to MASKPEDQQPFLGFRDQLNIRNSLGNSEAEHCGPCCEPSAKVSRKSKLLRDAVVFLATSLIWAGLFFLLASNQLNNTPGNLPEAKHDGGKSPTQSDYLPASHNVTSNAKYISCGSSIAEAKRSGCRYATLLNYWVPSQCFDQEFETEYQDDDSWTAFADKALTQSIAPEDMGDQEVYYTSIRDHLNHCSMLWRKQFWTLFEDRTAFDGVIVNSFHTEHCADLLKCYLQFLLADEWEDVAIRTALENLGCVGACSLIL from the exons TTCGAGATCAACTCAATATACGAAATTCTCTGGGAAATAGTGAGGCCGAACATTGCGGCCCTTGCTGCGAACCATCGGCAAAGGTGTCACGAAAAAGCAAGCTCTTGAGAGACGCTGTTGTATTTCTTGCGACTTCGTTGATCTGGGCTGGCTTGTTCTTCCTTTTGGCGTCAAATCAACTTAACAACACACCGGGCAACTTGCCGGAGGCAAAGCATGACGGTGGCAAGAGCCCAACACAGAGTGACTATCTTCCCGCATCTCATAACGTCACATCAAATGCCAAATACATCTCATGCGGTTCATCGATAGCCGAGGCGAAGAGAAGTGGGTGCAGGTACGCTACTCTATTGAACTACTGGGTTCCGTCTCAATGCTTCGACCAAGAGTTTGAGACAGAATACCAGGATGACGATAGCTGGACTGCATTTGCGGA CAAAGCCTTAACTCAGAGCATCGCTCCAGAAGACATGGGCGATCAAGAGGTCTACTACACTTCGATTCGAGACCACTTGAACCACTGCTCTATGCTTTGGAGAAAGCAATTCTGGACATTGTTTGAGGACCGCACTGCATTTGACGGAGTGATTGTGAATTCATTCCACACAGAGCATTGTGCTGA CCTCCTCAAGTGCTATCTGCAATTCCTTCTTGCTGATGAATGGGAAGACGTCGCTATTAGGACCGCGCTTGAGAATCTTGGCTGTGTCGGTGCCTGCTCCCTCATCTTGTAG